A section of the Oryzias latipes chromosome 8, ASM223467v1 genome encodes:
- the cog1 gene encoding conserved oligomeric Golgi complex subunit 1 isoform X1, whose amino-acid sequence MAQDPAPVLRLSEMKDPLVLFERYNTEEIRRIERRVRGDIEQKKEELRQMVGERYRDLIDAADTIGEMRQCSERVVRSVQDMQRFCQLLKQSRPGAGAAAAEQNQRQVQDGFYCMAAQVALLLDIPERIWSAMEAAQYLQATRLYLLCCHLHGLLRLDSASAGHFSPVLARFPILVRQVSTTGHFRSTILMDSKSLLRGRAVSDQAIAEALVSTMLLEDSSPRRALADFLLARKSSIHQLLNQPQHGAGIKAQVCSLVELFVTTLFQAYAVFYLPPEGAPRPGEGALGCGMLFTILERVTSCSSAAKGSKVLQEEGSTGTWFRFLPPSVTEFQPTLRTLAQPIQREQLQDTLQQWIDTVKEDICRGVSSLLVYVKSLKGLAAIRDAVWDLLSTDSISQHWSAVCQRLLERPLAVWEDFLQQLFLQRLQAITKEETEAIAASSVQLLSSALQDLQSQTTQSSSHPSPSAERQAQFEVDVASFLWSESAGDLLSDGGWVTVAQRGPQHQRSGLAMKTQALTPCVQNFCSSLEAKLKTRLDDLQCYLPPQDSGSTLPPGSTPPSGSTPPSGSTLPPGSTLPPGVPESSSFSRLTDTPAVEAALRDGCAACVQRLLASIRSELAAVSPDSAGARLSSVLFMARLCQSVCELCPNLKLCILGKHGESELSARGIPRQAKKLGKLKTAVEVSPAQAEWAGLKEELLGCSMEAYRIWSSALAQVLMKEFARVLHAESAGSVLATATNWEDVEIQEESESGTSVTSKIRLPVQPSWFLQSLLFQLCVEVNKVGGHALLQPTLQELLQACLGRALEQYNELTERQRHGDVFPMTQNRALQMLFDLRFLHSTLSSRLEEGRSSRPPQDRRLIQICDWLESFIDPFDLDVFTPSLNANLTRLTQRTSVLLGLLMGPEKQFSARSSPVNSSEPYNILPLASSQLRFGLLPLSMSNERKPKAASAAPQKAARQSSSATMDDAFRPGNLFRQLAEKDEDSSSSSLFRLGWLSGMAK is encoded by the exons ATGGCCCAGGACCCCGCGCCGGTTCTCCGGCTCTCGGAGATGAAGGACCCGCTGGTTCTGTTCGAGCGCTACAACACCGAGGAGATCCGCCGGATCGAGCGGCGGGTCCGCGGGGACATCGAGCAGAAGAAGGAGGAGCTGCGGCAGATGGTGGGGGAGCGGTACCGGGACCTGATCGACGCCGCCGACACCATCGGGGAGATGAGGCAGTGCTCGGAGCGGGTGGTCCGGTCCGTCCAGGACATGCAGCGGTTCTGCCAGCTGCTGAAACAGAGCAGACCCGGCGCGGGGGCGGCCGCTGCCGAACAG AACCAGAGGCAGGTCCAGGACGGGTTCTACTGCATGGCGGCGCAGGTCGCGCTCCTGCTGGACATCCCGGAGCGCATCTGGAGCGCCATGGAGGCTGCGCAGTACCTGCAGGCCACGCGCCTCTACCTGCTGTGCTGCCACCTGCACGGCCTGCTGCGGCTCGACTCCGCCTCCGCGGGCCACTTCAGCCCGGTTCTGGCCCGCTTCCCCATCCTGGTGCGGCAGGTTTCCACGACGGGACACTTCAG GTCCACCATCCTGATGGACAGCAAGTCCCTGCTGCGGGGCCGAGCCGTGTCGGACCAGGCCATCGCTGAGGCCCTGGTGTCCACCATGCTACTGGAGGACAGCTCTCCTCGCCGGGCCCTGGCCGACTTCCTGTTGGCCCGGAAGTCCTCCATCCACCAGCTGCTGAACCAGCCGCAGCACG GTGCAGGGATCAAGGCCCAGGTGTGCAGCCTGGTGGAGCTGTTCGTGACCACGCTGTTCCAGGCCTACGCCGTCTTCTACCTGCCCCCAGAGGGAGCCCCCCGGCCAGGGGAAGGGGCCCTGGGCTGTGGCATGCTCTTCACCATCCTGGAGAGGGTCACCTCCTGCAGCTCCGCCG CCAAAGGCAGCAAGGTGCTGCAGGAGGAGGGAAGTACGGGCACCTGGTTCCGGTTTCTGCCCCCGTCCGTCACAGAGTTCCAGCCCACCCTTCGCACCCTGGCCCAGCCCATCCAAAGAGAGCAGCTGCAGGACACGCTACAGCAGTGGATCGACAC GGTCAAGGAGGACATCTGCCGAGGCGTCAGCAGCCTGTTGGTCTACGTCAAGAGCCTGAAGGGGCTGGCGGCCATCAGAGACGCCGTGTGGGACCTTCTGAGCACAGACTCCATCAGTCAGCACTGGAGCGCTGTGTGTCAGAGGCTGCTGGAGCGCCCCCTGGCTGTGTGGGAGGACTTCCTGCAGCAGCTCTTCCTTCAGCGCCTGCAG GCCATCAccaaagaggaaacagaagCTATTGCAGCCAGCTCCGTCCAGCTGCTCTCCTCAGCCCTGCAAGACCTGCAGAGCCAGACCACCCAGTCCTCCTCGCACCCCAGTCCCAGCGCCGAGCGCCAGGCGCAATTTGAAGTGGATGTGGCGTCCTTCCTGTGGTCAGAGTCTGCTGGAGACCTGCTGAGCGACGGGGGCTGGGTCACGGTGGCCCAGAGAGGCCCGCAGCACCAGAGGAGCGGCCTGGCCATGAAGACGCAGGCCCTCACGCCATGCGTTCAGAACTTCTGCTCCTCACTGGAGGCCAAGCTGAAGACCAGGCTGGATGACCTTCAGTGCTACCTGCCCCCCCAGGACTCAG GGTCCACGCTCCCCCCTGGGTCCACGCCCCCCTCTGGGTCCACGCCCCCCTCTGGGTCCACGCTCCCCCCTGGGTCCACGCTCCCCCCTGGCGTCCCCGAGTCCTCCTCGTTTAGCCGCCTCACGGACACACCGGCCGTAGAAGCGGCTCTACGGGACGGCTGCGCAGCCTGCGTGCAGCGGCTGCTGGCCTCCATCCGCTCTGAGCTGGCGGCGGTCTCGCCGGACTCCGCTGGCGCTCGCCTCAGCTCGGTTCTGTTCATGGCCCGGCTGTGCCAGTCGGTCTGCGAACTCTGCCCCAACCTGAAGCTCTGCATTTTGGGCAAACACGGCGAGTCCGAGCTCAGTGCCAGGGGGATCCCCCGGCAGGCTAAGAAGCTGGGCAAACTCAAGACCGCCGTGGAGGTCAGCCCCGCTCAGGCTGAGTGGGCggggctgaaggaggagctACTGGGATGCAGCATGGAGGCCTATCGCATCTGGAGCTCCGCCCTGGCTCAG GTGCTGATGAAGGAGTTTGCCAGAGTCCTTCATGCTGAATCGGCGGGCTCTGTCCTCGCCACGGCAACGAACTGGGAGGATGTGGAGATCCAGGAAGAGTCGGAGTCTGGGACCAGCGTCACGTCCAAAATCCGGCTTCCAGTCCAG CCGTCCTGGTTCCTGCAGTCTCTGCTGTTCCAGCTGTGTGTGGAGGTCAACAAAGTGGGGGGGCACGCCCTTCTGCAGCCCAccctgcaggagctgctgcaggCCTGTCTGGGTCGGGCCCTGGAGCAGTACAACGAGCTGACGGAGCGCCAGCGCCACGGG GACGTGTTCCCCATGACCCAGAACCGGGCCCTGCAGATGCTCTTTGACCTGCGCTTCCTGCACAGCACGCTGAGCAGCAGGCTGGAGGAGGGCAGGAGCTCCCGCCCACCCCAGGACCGCAG GTTGATCCAGATCTGTGATTGGTTGGAGAGCTTCATCGACCCGTTCGACCTGGACGTCTTCACACCCTCCCTCAACGCCAACCTGACACGCCTCACTCAGAGGACTTCG GTGCTGTTGGGGCTGCTGATGGGCCCAGAGAAGCAGTTTTCTGCACGGAGCAGTCCTGTGAATTCCTCGGAGCCGTACAACATCCTGCCGCTAGCCAGCAGTcagctgag GTTCGGGTTGTTGCCTCTCAGCATGTCGAACGAGCGCAAACCCAAAGCGGCGTCCGCTGCTCCACAGAAGGCG GCTCGCCAGTCCTCTTCGGCCACCATGGACGACGCTTTCCGGCCCGGCAACCTCTTCAGGCAGCTCGCCGAGAAGGACGAggactcctcctcttcctccctgttCAGACTGGGCTGGCTGTCTGGAATGGCCAAATGA
- the cog1 gene encoding conserved oligomeric Golgi complex subunit 1 isoform X2: protein MAQDPAPVLRLSEMKDPLVLFERYNTEEIRRIERRVRGDIEQKKEELRQMVGERYRDLIDAADTIGEMRQCSERVVRSVQDMQRFCQLLKQSRPGAGAAAAEQNQRQVQDGFYCMAAQVALLLDIPERIWSAMEAAQYLQATRLYLLCCHLHGLLRLDSASAGHFSPVLARFPILVRQVSTTGHFRSTILMDSKSLLRGRAVSDQAIAEALVSTMLLEDSSPRRALADFLLARKSSIHQLLNQPQHGAGIKAQVCSLVELFVTTLFQAYAVFYLPPEGAPRPGEGALGCGMLFTILERVTSCSSAAKGSKVLQEEGSTGTWFRFLPPSVTEFQPTLRTLAQPIQREQLQDTLQQWIDTVKEDICRGVSSLLVYVKSLKGLAAIRDAVWDLLSTDSISQHWSAVCQRLLERPLAVWEDFLQQLFLQRLQAITKEETEAIAASSVQLLSSALQDLQSQTTQSSSHPSPSAERQAQFEVDVASFLWSESAGDLLSDGGWVTVAQRGPQHQRSGLAMKTQALTPCVQNFCSSLEAKLKTRLDDLQCYLPPQDSGSTLPPGSTPPSGSTPPSGSTLPPGSTLPPGVPESSSFSRLTDTPAVEAALRDGCAACVQRLLASIRSELAAVSPDSAGARLSSVLFMARLCQSVCELCPNLKLCILGKHGESELSARGIPRQAKKLGKLKTAVEVSPAQAEWAGLKEELLGCSMEAYRIWSSALAQVLMKEFARVLHAESAGSVLATATNWEDVEIQEESESGTSVTSKIRLPVQPSWFLQSLLFQLCVEVNKVGGHALLQPTLQELLQACLGRALEQYNELTERQRHGDVFPMTQNRALQMLFDLRFLHSTLSSRLEEGRSSRPPQDRRLIQICDWLESFIDPFDLDVFTPSLNANLTRLTQRTSVLLGLLMGPEKQFSARSSPVNSSEPYNILPLASSQLRFGLLPLSMSNERKPKAASAAPQKAARQSSSATMDDAFRPGNLFRQLAEKDEDSSSSSLFRLGWLSGMAK, encoded by the exons ATGGCCCAGGACCCCGCGCCGGTTCTCCGGCTCTCGGAGATGAAGGACCCGCTGGTTCTGTTCGAGCGCTACAACACCGAGGAGATCCGCCGGATCGAGCGGCGGGTCCGCGGGGACATCGAGCAGAAGAAGGAGGAGCTGCGGCAGATGGTGGGGGAGCGGTACCGGGACCTGATCGACGCCGCCGACACCATCGGGGAGATGAGGCAGTGCTCGGAGCGGGTGGTCCGGTCCGTCCAGGACATGCAGCGGTTCTGCCAGCTGCTGAAACAGAGCAGACCCGGCGCGGGGGCGGCCGCTGCCGAACAG AACCAGAGGCAGGTCCAGGACGGGTTCTACTGCATGGCGGCGCAGGTCGCGCTCCTGCTGGACATCCCGGAGCGCATCTGGAGCGCCATGGAGGCTGCGCAGTACCTGCAGGCCACGCGCCTCTACCTGCTGTGCTGCCACCTGCACGGCCTGCTGCGGCTCGACTCCGCCTCCGCGGGCCACTTCAGCCCGGTTCTGGCCCGCTTCCCCATCCTGGTGCGGCAGGTTTCCACGACGGGACACTTCAG GTCCACCATCCTGATGGACAGCAAGTCCCTGCTGCGGGGCCGAGCCGTGTCGGACCAGGCCATCGCTGAGGCCCTGGTGTCCACCATGCTACTGGAGGACAGCTCTCCTCGCCGGGCCCTGGCCGACTTCCTGTTGGCCCGGAAGTCCTCCATCCACCAGCTGCTGAACCAGCCGCAGCACG GTGCAGGGATCAAGGCCCAGGTGTGCAGCCTGGTGGAGCTGTTCGTGACCACGCTGTTCCAGGCCTACGCCGTCTTCTACCTGCCCCCAGAGGGAGCCCCCCGGCCAGGGGAAGGGGCCCTGGGCTGTGGCATGCTCTTCACCATCCTGGAGAGGGTCACCTCCTGCAGCTCCGCCG CCAAAGGCAGCAAGGTGCTGCAGGAGGAGGGAAGTACGGGCACCTGGTTCCGGTTTCTGCCCCCGTCCGTCACAGAGTTCCAGCCCACCCTTCGCACCCTGGCCCAGCCCATCCAAAGAGAGCAGCTGCAGGACACGCTACAGCAGTGGATCGACAC GGTCAAGGAGGACATCTGCCGAGGCGTCAGCAGCCTGTTGGTCTACGTCAAGAGCCTGAAGGGGCTGGCGGCCATCAGAGACGCCGTGTGGGACCTTCTGAGCACAGACTCCATCAGTCAGCACTGGAGCGCTGTGTGTCAGAGGCTGCTGGAGCGCCCCCTGGCTGTGTGGGAGGACTTCCTGCAGCAGCTCTTCCTTCAGCGCCTGCAG GCCATCAccaaagaggaaacagaagCTATTGCAGCCAGCTCCGTCCAGCTGCTCTCCTCAGCCCTGCAAGACCTGCAGAGCCAGACCACCCAGTCCTCCTCGCACCCCAGTCCCAGCGCCGAGCGCCAGGCGCAATTTGAAGTGGATGTGGCGTCCTTCCTGTGGTCAGAGTCTGCTGGAGACCTGCTGAGCGACGGGGGCTGGGTCACGGTGGCCCAGAGAGGCCCGCAGCACCAGAGGAGCGGCCTGGCCATGAAGACGCAGGCCCTCACGCCATGCGTTCAGAACTTCTGCTCCTCACTGGAGGCCAAGCTGAAGACCAGGCTGGATGACCTTCAGTGCTACCTGCCCCCCCAGGACTCAG GGTCCACGCTCCCCCCTGGGTCCACGCCCCCCTCTGGGTCCACGCCCCCCTCTGGGTCCACGCTCCCCCCTGGGTCCACGCTCCCCCCTGGCGTCCCCGAGTCCTCCTCGTTTAGCCGCCTCACGGACACACCGGCCGTAGAAGCGGCTCTACGGGACGGCTGCGCAGCCTGCGTGCAGCGGCTGCTGGCCTCCATCCGCTCTGAGCTGGCGGCGGTCTCGCCGGACTCCGCTGGCGCTCGCCTCAGCTCGGTTCTGTTCATGGCCCGGCTGTGCCAGTCGGTCTGCGAACTCTGCCCCAACCTGAAGCTCTGCATTTTGGGCAAACACGGCGAGTCCGAGCTCAGTGCCAGGGGGATCCCCCGGCAGGCTAAGAAGCTGGGCAAACTCAAGACCGCCGTGGAGGTCAGCCCCGCTCAGGCTGAGTGGGCggggctgaaggaggagctACTGGGATGCAGCATGGAGGCCTATCGCATCTGGAGCTCCGCCCTGGCTCAG GTGCTGATGAAGGAGTTTGCCAGAGTCCTTCATGCTGAATCGGCGGGCTCTGTCCTCGCCACGGCAACGAACTGGGAGGATGTGGAGATCCAGGAAGAGTCGGAGTCTGGGACCAGCGTCACGTCCAAAATCCGGCTTCCAGTCCAG CCGTCCTGGTTCCTGCAGTCTCTGCTGTTCCAGCTGTGTGTGGAGGTCAACAAAGTGGGGGGGCACGCCCTTCTGCAGCCCAccctgcaggagctgctgcaggCCTGTCTGGGTCGGGCCCTGGAGCAGTACAACGAGCTGACGGAGCGCCAGCGCCACGGG GACGTGTTCCCCATGACCCAGAACCGGGCCCTGCAGATGCTCTTTGACCTGCGCTTCCTGCACAGCACGCTGAGCAGCAGGCTGGAGGAGGGCAGGAGCTCCCGCCCACCCCAGGACCGCAG GTTGATCCAGATCTGTGATTGGTTGGAGAGCTTCATCGACCCGTTCGACCTGGACGTCTTCACACCCTCCCTCAACGCCAACCTGACACGCCTCACTCAGAGGACTTCG GTGCTGTTGGGGCTGCTGATGGGCCCAGAGAAGCAGTTTTCTGCACGGAGCAGTCCTGTGAATTCCTCGGAGCCGTACAACATCCTGCCGCTAGCCAGCAGTcagctgag GTTCGGGTTGTTGCCTCTCAGCATGTCGAACGAGCGCAAACCCAAAGCGGCGTCCGCTGCTCCACAGAAGGCG GCTCGCCAGTCCTCTTCGGCCACCATGGACGACGCTTTCCGGCCCGGCAACCTCTTCAGGCAGCTCGCCGAGAAGGACGAggactcctcctcttcctccctgttCAGACTGGGCTGGCTGTCTGGAATGGCCAA ATGA
- the cog1 gene encoding conserved oligomeric Golgi complex subunit 1 isoform X3 has translation MAQDPAPVLRLSEMKDPLVLFERYNTEEIRRIERRVRGDIEQKKEELRQMVGERYRDLIDAADTIGEMRQCSERVVRSVQDMQRFCQLLKQSRPGAGAAAAEQNQRQVQDGFYCMAAQVALLLDIPERIWSAMEAAQYLQATRLYLLCCHLHGLLRLDSASAGHFSPVLARFPILVRQVSTTGHFRSTILMDSKSLLRGRAVSDQAIAEALVSTMLLEDSSPRRALADFLLARKSSIHQLLNQPQHGAGIKAQVCSLVELFVTTLFQAYAVFYLPPEGAPRPGEGALGCGMLFTILERVTSCSSAAKGSKVLQEEGSTGTWFRFLPPSVTEFQPTLRTLAQPIQREQLQDTLQQWIDTVKEDICRGVSSLLVYVKSLKGLAAIRDAVWDLLSTDSISQHWSAVCQRLLERPLAVWEDFLQQLFLQRLQAITKEETEAIAASSVQLLSSALQDLQSQTTQSSSHPSPSAERQAQFEVDVASFLWSESAGDLLSDGGWVTVAQRGPQHQRSGLAMKTQALTPCVQNFCSSLEAKLKTRLDDLQCYLPPQDSGSTPPSGSTPPSGSTLPPGSTLPPGVPESSSFSRLTDTPAVEAALRDGCAACVQRLLASIRSELAAVSPDSAGARLSSVLFMARLCQSVCELCPNLKLCILGKHGESELSARGIPRQAKKLGKLKTAVEVSPAQAEWAGLKEELLGCSMEAYRIWSSALAQVLMKEFARVLHAESAGSVLATATNWEDVEIQEESESGTSVTSKIRLPVQPSWFLQSLLFQLCVEVNKVGGHALLQPTLQELLQACLGRALEQYNELTERQRHGDVFPMTQNRALQMLFDLRFLHSTLSSRLEEGRSSRPPQDRRLIQICDWLESFIDPFDLDVFTPSLNANLTRLTQRTSVLLGLLMGPEKQFSARSSPVNSSEPYNILPLASSQLRFGLLPLSMSNERKPKAASAAPQKAARQSSSATMDDAFRPGNLFRQLAEKDEDSSSSSLFRLGWLSGMAK, from the exons ATGGCCCAGGACCCCGCGCCGGTTCTCCGGCTCTCGGAGATGAAGGACCCGCTGGTTCTGTTCGAGCGCTACAACACCGAGGAGATCCGCCGGATCGAGCGGCGGGTCCGCGGGGACATCGAGCAGAAGAAGGAGGAGCTGCGGCAGATGGTGGGGGAGCGGTACCGGGACCTGATCGACGCCGCCGACACCATCGGGGAGATGAGGCAGTGCTCGGAGCGGGTGGTCCGGTCCGTCCAGGACATGCAGCGGTTCTGCCAGCTGCTGAAACAGAGCAGACCCGGCGCGGGGGCGGCCGCTGCCGAACAG AACCAGAGGCAGGTCCAGGACGGGTTCTACTGCATGGCGGCGCAGGTCGCGCTCCTGCTGGACATCCCGGAGCGCATCTGGAGCGCCATGGAGGCTGCGCAGTACCTGCAGGCCACGCGCCTCTACCTGCTGTGCTGCCACCTGCACGGCCTGCTGCGGCTCGACTCCGCCTCCGCGGGCCACTTCAGCCCGGTTCTGGCCCGCTTCCCCATCCTGGTGCGGCAGGTTTCCACGACGGGACACTTCAG GTCCACCATCCTGATGGACAGCAAGTCCCTGCTGCGGGGCCGAGCCGTGTCGGACCAGGCCATCGCTGAGGCCCTGGTGTCCACCATGCTACTGGAGGACAGCTCTCCTCGCCGGGCCCTGGCCGACTTCCTGTTGGCCCGGAAGTCCTCCATCCACCAGCTGCTGAACCAGCCGCAGCACG GTGCAGGGATCAAGGCCCAGGTGTGCAGCCTGGTGGAGCTGTTCGTGACCACGCTGTTCCAGGCCTACGCCGTCTTCTACCTGCCCCCAGAGGGAGCCCCCCGGCCAGGGGAAGGGGCCCTGGGCTGTGGCATGCTCTTCACCATCCTGGAGAGGGTCACCTCCTGCAGCTCCGCCG CCAAAGGCAGCAAGGTGCTGCAGGAGGAGGGAAGTACGGGCACCTGGTTCCGGTTTCTGCCCCCGTCCGTCACAGAGTTCCAGCCCACCCTTCGCACCCTGGCCCAGCCCATCCAAAGAGAGCAGCTGCAGGACACGCTACAGCAGTGGATCGACAC GGTCAAGGAGGACATCTGCCGAGGCGTCAGCAGCCTGTTGGTCTACGTCAAGAGCCTGAAGGGGCTGGCGGCCATCAGAGACGCCGTGTGGGACCTTCTGAGCACAGACTCCATCAGTCAGCACTGGAGCGCTGTGTGTCAGAGGCTGCTGGAGCGCCCCCTGGCTGTGTGGGAGGACTTCCTGCAGCAGCTCTTCCTTCAGCGCCTGCAG GCCATCAccaaagaggaaacagaagCTATTGCAGCCAGCTCCGTCCAGCTGCTCTCCTCAGCCCTGCAAGACCTGCAGAGCCAGACCACCCAGTCCTCCTCGCACCCCAGTCCCAGCGCCGAGCGCCAGGCGCAATTTGAAGTGGATGTGGCGTCCTTCCTGTGGTCAGAGTCTGCTGGAGACCTGCTGAGCGACGGGGGCTGGGTCACGGTGGCCCAGAGAGGCCCGCAGCACCAGAGGAGCGGCCTGGCCATGAAGACGCAGGCCCTCACGCCATGCGTTCAGAACTTCTGCTCCTCACTGGAGGCCAAGCTGAAGACCAGGCTGGATGACCTTCAGTGCTACCTGCCCCCCCAGGACTCAG GGTCCACGCCCCCCTCTGGGTCCACGCCCCCCTCTGGGTCCACGCTCCCCCCTGGGTCCACGCTCCCCCCTGGCGTCCCCGAGTCCTCCTCGTTTAGCCGCCTCACGGACACACCGGCCGTAGAAGCGGCTCTACGGGACGGCTGCGCAGCCTGCGTGCAGCGGCTGCTGGCCTCCATCCGCTCTGAGCTGGCGGCGGTCTCGCCGGACTCCGCTGGCGCTCGCCTCAGCTCGGTTCTGTTCATGGCCCGGCTGTGCCAGTCGGTCTGCGAACTCTGCCCCAACCTGAAGCTCTGCATTTTGGGCAAACACGGCGAGTCCGAGCTCAGTGCCAGGGGGATCCCCCGGCAGGCTAAGAAGCTGGGCAAACTCAAGACCGCCGTGGAGGTCAGCCCCGCTCAGGCTGAGTGGGCggggctgaaggaggagctACTGGGATGCAGCATGGAGGCCTATCGCATCTGGAGCTCCGCCCTGGCTCAG GTGCTGATGAAGGAGTTTGCCAGAGTCCTTCATGCTGAATCGGCGGGCTCTGTCCTCGCCACGGCAACGAACTGGGAGGATGTGGAGATCCAGGAAGAGTCGGAGTCTGGGACCAGCGTCACGTCCAAAATCCGGCTTCCAGTCCAG CCGTCCTGGTTCCTGCAGTCTCTGCTGTTCCAGCTGTGTGTGGAGGTCAACAAAGTGGGGGGGCACGCCCTTCTGCAGCCCAccctgcaggagctgctgcaggCCTGTCTGGGTCGGGCCCTGGAGCAGTACAACGAGCTGACGGAGCGCCAGCGCCACGGG GACGTGTTCCCCATGACCCAGAACCGGGCCCTGCAGATGCTCTTTGACCTGCGCTTCCTGCACAGCACGCTGAGCAGCAGGCTGGAGGAGGGCAGGAGCTCCCGCCCACCCCAGGACCGCAG GTTGATCCAGATCTGTGATTGGTTGGAGAGCTTCATCGACCCGTTCGACCTGGACGTCTTCACACCCTCCCTCAACGCCAACCTGACACGCCTCACTCAGAGGACTTCG GTGCTGTTGGGGCTGCTGATGGGCCCAGAGAAGCAGTTTTCTGCACGGAGCAGTCCTGTGAATTCCTCGGAGCCGTACAACATCCTGCCGCTAGCCAGCAGTcagctgag GTTCGGGTTGTTGCCTCTCAGCATGTCGAACGAGCGCAAACCCAAAGCGGCGTCCGCTGCTCCACAGAAGGCG GCTCGCCAGTCCTCTTCGGCCACCATGGACGACGCTTTCCGGCCCGGCAACCTCTTCAGGCAGCTCGCCGAGAAGGACGAggactcctcctcttcctccctgttCAGACTGGGCTGGCTGTCTGGAATGGCCAAATGA